Part of the Vespa crabro chromosome 15, iyVesCrab1.2, whole genome shotgun sequence genome is shown below.
TACAGAATTATGTTGTATATTTGAGCCGGTAGTTTGTAGATTTTGTTCAAATACATGTTGTACATTTTGAGTTTGTACAGTTTGTGCAGTTATTTGTTGATGCTGATTATGTTGATATAATTGCGATTCTTGCAAATTTAAAGACTCTTGTTGATTTGATTGTTGATTCTGATTGTTGTTTTTGACAATATGTTCATTTGATACTCCTGCATTGCTGGATATAGATTTCTGAACATGAGTACTGTGTTGTGATGATTTATTCAAATTCTGGCgtatattagtattaatacaAGTATTTGTAAGGCGCACTTGACTAGATTTTTGTGTTGGATTAGACAAATGTTGATTAATATTTGTCTGATTCGTATTTGACAATCGAGAATTTTGTATGCTAAAGGCTGTACATAAAGGTTTGGATGATATAGCATCTGAAGATGTTGAAATGCTATTACTAGGTGATAATATAGTAGAGTTTGATGATTGTATATTCTTCGGTGTTTGTATAAGATGttgtatattaatgtttttagaAATCTGCATATCCACTGTGTGCAATGATCCTTGACTATTTTGCACACAAGTATTTGATGTAGAATTGGCATCatgagaaatatttacaattttttgcGGATTATTTACTTTCGAGCATGTTTGTATATGTTGTGGACTTGTTGTACAGATAACATTTTGCGAACATACCGAACTTGTAGTATTGGTAGATGTCGGATTACTTGGTGATTGCACATATTTCTGTCTTTGCACTACATTACTTGGAGCACTTTGTGATACAGTTTGTGCTTGACCTAGAAGATGAGAAATAATCTGTGCATTTTGACCACCACTTTGTGTAAGAGATCTTATTAATGCTTGAGCAGTTGCTTGATCTATTTCAGGTTGATTTGGATCAGGAGTATGATGTAAAACAACTCTTCCATCTTCCCCAACAGCTAGTCTTAATCCCGAAATCGTGTTCTGTACAGGCATTTGAAGTTGAGCAACAAGCTGACTGTTAAAATTTTGAGAAGCAACAGTGGCTTGCGTATTCGTTGTATTTGCTACAGGTACTTGTGCTGGATTTTGAGCTATGGAACTTGCTACTGTTACTTGTGGTGTAACTTGACTTAAAGTTTGTCCTGATTCTACTTGAACTTGACATGACACATCTGTTTCAGTTGTAAGATCGTTGTCAaaaatatcatcatcatctccaATTCCTGATATTTTCATGATACTAGCCAAATCTAATTTTGGAGGTTCatcgtcttttcttttagtttttttcttcttctttgctttcttcttTGGCGGAGGTAGTAAATTATGTTCAACAATATTTTGGGTACATGAAGTATTACCAGATGTATTGCTTGAGCCAACTTGTGTAATTTGCGGTTGGGGACTTTGTACCATAGCATTTTGAATTACTATGGAATTACCAGCACCTGTATTAGCTGGAAAgcatattatgataatataataattgtaacaaaatttaattaatgcagatatataaaaattctccataatgtaaatatctcaaaatgttattataaatataagtgaaaatcaaaatatagttttattttgattGACTTACATGGAGCAGGGCTAGAAGGAGTATGTCTAATCACTGGTGATGCGGTTGGTGGAAAACTATTTGGTACAGCAAAAAATGTAGGTGCAATCCCTTGTAGTTGCATACTTTGTGCTGCGACAACTCTTACTAATTGTTGTTGTGTTaactgtaaaatataattgtatctTGCTACATTTAATCTTGTTCAAAAacattattctattgttttattattctaatattctattattattattattaataagtacTTCAGTGAAATACTAGTTTAATTAGTATTTGTATAGAAAAGtgtttctatatattaatattgatcatTCTTGtcatgttaaaattattaacttataatatctcaaatatatgcttttttaaattcaataactaatcgaattttgttaactataattcattaaaagatataatattttagttagatttatttttctttattatatatatttatataaaaatattttatctatgaaataaaaaatcaagtaactttttacattaatttaaaatcaaacaAGCAATGAATATGAATTTGGAATATGACAATGCATGATTATATGGATGACACCATCACCTGTGCAGTATGGGTTTGTTGCTGGGCGCTTGCTGGTGTCCTTAGTATAAGTTGAACACCACCTGGTTGTTGTTGAACAATAACTGGTCCAGTTGATGGTAGAACCTATATACCAAATGTGATAAACATGAAGCACAAAGCAATCTTTTGTGATAAGATATATGCACACAAGCTATTATGACAAATATAAAGAGAGCAtactgaaatattataatataaatatttacacatTGCCATGATATTTGCATTattgaatgataaaataatgaacatgcagaataatagtaatgtatCATTgtataaaggaaaattataataacctgATTTAATAGGAGACCTTGAGCAGTTGGTATCATTGTTGCTGTTGTAGGATTTGGTTGTGGACCAGCAAGAACAATTTGTGGCTGTGTTTGTTGTGTAATCTGAACAAAATAAGgaagtaaaatttttaatataaattgtacattggtataattatttataatttatagaatatGAAATTCTCCTACCTGATTTGTAATGGTTGTTGTTACACGTTGAGGCTTTTGTTGAGAAGTAGTATTCTGTTGATTTGGTGGCTTAGGCAAAATTTGTGGTGGTTGTTTGGCTGGTTTTGTAGCCGCTATTTGAATTTGCTGATTTCCAAAAAGATGGGTTCTTGTTACTAATTGTGTAGGTGTTTGCTGATATCCTTGTGGTGTACCATGAATTATCTGCAAAACTTGCATACCCTGCTGCAAGATGGGTGTATTTGGTCTAACCTTAAATTACAAGatgtacaaataaatatttaagatacgacattttttttagtatatttattatagccTTACCAGTGGTGGACCAGGACTACCTCCTGGAGCTGGACTTCTGTTATTCAGTGAGTTATTGCCACTTAACATATGTGGACTTTTAGCAGGAGGATATGGGCTAAGCACAGGGCTTTGAATTTGACTAACACTCATTGGGCTTTGCATAGGACTTTGCATTtgtacattaaaattattattcgtagtTGATGTTCCCACTGGGCTTGGACTGTTTCTATTTGACTGTATAGAATTTGATGCTGGACTCCTAAGTAACAGCCTATTTGGACTAGGGCTTGGTGTTGGTGGTGCAATATTAGATGCAGGACTTTTTAATGGCATTGAAAATGGACTGCCTggagaattaatattttgattctgAATATTTTGCATTGATTTCACAGTATTCATTGTACTGACAATATTTGTTGATTGCGTTGTGCCTGTCAATGTGACAGACGAATTTAAACCAGGATTTATTCCTTGAGAATACTGCCGTTGCGATTGAAATCCAGTTGATTGTGAGGAATTTAAAGGTGAAACATGACTCAATGACATGTTTGACTCGTTGGAAGTAGATATGTGTTGTATGTTGGATGATATATTTGACAAGTTAGAGTGCATTGTACCAAGATGTGCAACGTTCGTCGTAATATTTACGTTCGACGCATGATTAACATTCGCTGCAGTTGAACGAATTGATTCACTTGGAGTACTTGTAAATATAGTAGAACTTGACAATGTTCCAGTATTAGAAATTTGTGAAATCGATACGTTATTGGAGTGTTGTGATATAGTAGAACTTGGTACGTGTGCTATATTTGATCCAACAATATGTGGAGCGATAGTCTGAATACTCTGTATAGTTTGGAATGGAAATTGTGCACTACTAGTATTTAGACTAGTTGATGTCAAACCAGATGCCAAAGCATTCACTGGTCGATTAAGTCCTTGATTTATATTAGAACTTATACTAGTAGTTGCCAGGTTTGTATTCACGTTCTGATTAATTGTACTTAAACTAGATACTCCAGAACTTGTAGCATTAAAGTTCGAATTTAACGGCGTCAGATTTTGATTGATATTTGAATTCAAGTTCGTTAAATTCGGGTTTACATTGGTTAATCCTGTATTTACACTAGTCAGTGCAGAATTGATACTTGTAGTATTTAGTGTACTTATTCGATTTAGCccagtatttatattatttatatcttgtCCTATACCAGGCAAACCACTATTAATACTGTTTGAGCCAATATTGGTGtttaaatttgaatttatagCATTTAACTGATTTAAGTTAGGATTTATCGACGTTAGTCCAGTGTTTATACTTGGTAGGCCCAAATTAAGTAAAGGATTAGATGTAGTAATTACATTAGACGTGAGTGATGTAAGACTGGTATTTAAAAGTGATAGTGGCAATCCCATATTAAGGCCCACCCCAAAAGTGGGGGTGGCCGGGGGTAGGCCCATACCAGTCCCTGAGGGATTTATGGTACCCTGATTTAATTGGTTTAGTTGGTTCACATAGACTATGTGATTTCCAGTTGTAGATCCATTTCCTTGATCTTGTGactataatggaaataaattatacttataattacgaaaataaagcAATTTGTGAggcaaatttattttatagaaagcTTTGTCTCATCATAGTAGAGAATGTAATACTTACAGTATTCGATGGTTGCTGTACAGCAAAAGTTAGTGATTGACCTCGTGTATTTTGAGTTTGCAGTTGCAACTGCTGTAACTAAAGCAAagtatcataaatataaaatatatagtctaaattcatgataaaataataatagaaattttgttttcatatgaGAATTATACCTGTTGTTGTGTTAAGACAGCAACTTGATTATTTCGACGTGTAGTCGGGGAAGTTGTAGAGGATACTGAGTCCCCAAGAAGAGGGCGTGACTGAGGCTGCTGCATGCCCACGCAGCCCCACTTTACATTGGGCAGCTTGTAGCCACCTTCCTAGATTGTTTGCTtctctataatatttaatctaaACAAAgtgcataataaaattatatatatgtctgtgttATACAaacataatattgaaatatataaaaataattttatagacATTATTGTGAATTtaccttttatattttctatttaaagaaACACATTTGTTAGATTTGCGCTCCTGCGCCACTCAACGCGTCTTCGACCTATGTCTCCTGTTCCTGTCATGCATATAGTTTCGTATATCTTCTCTTACTTATGCAGTATTTCTAGACTTCTCTAATACTTATATTCAAACGCGTTGGAAAGAGCTTGTTTTATAGTTGTATTCTTTCATTGACCACATTAGTATGttaacattttcaattttttgcaTATTGCAGGTAGTTCTTCTCTGAACTACATTATCCATTAAAGAATAAATGCTCATTTgcattttgtataaattttaatgaatttttaaggTACATTTGTTGCAGGATTTCATCcatttatgaataaaatgtaattatattcttCCCCAGCattatgtatacatttatttttttaaatgatatgaatggtataataaataattaaatatacaaaattgaCATTATCCCAAAtccaaaaaataattagatgacattatttaatttcttttataattaagttaaattcattgtttatatttagcaataaatataaaaaagagaaaatattgggaaaagataagaagaagaagagaaaatgaaagattcaAACAAGCTTTTCTCTTAGTTTTATAGTGGCTGATGTTAAATCAAGTTGCACTTGTGCTCATCTTAAGTTTGCTCGTCTCTTCTACCCTGTAACAAAGTATATAAtgtagtttttacatgaaagaTCAACATATAATGGAAATAGGAACAATGTGAATTAAAGTATTTTGTATTGAatgaaatagatatttttttaaataaatgactGACAATTAGTAAAAGATATACTTTTATGAATAtactagagaaagagagaaatgaaaagcagagaaacagagagagagagagaaacagagagagagagaaacagagagagagagaaacagagagagagagaagagagagacagagagaaaaaaagggagataaaaagaaaggagttatagaagaaaaagagagagaaagagagagaaatatgaataagaaagagtataatgttttaaaaaaaaggtATAATTAACGATGAAACGTTGATCATTGCATAAAGGTAATATAAGAACCATTAATTTACATATGTCATTCCGTGATATaaaaacatcaataataagacATTTAGAGTAGCGTAAAATAATTCGACAGCTGGAAGCATATTTTGAGGTTATGACCCGCGCGCGCCTGTGTGCAAGCATACGTGCCACACAAGCCACTAACACAAGTACACACGGATCTCACATATACATCTCATTCTCACTCGTACATAGGTAACAGCGGCGCGCGGTTGCACACAACAAAAGCCCAACTGACAAGGcgtaaacaaaagaaaaaacggacATTCGCGAAGATTTGTACgattgaaaacgataaaaaagtctACGGGTTAACGCACGGTCCATTTAAGTAGTATCGACGCTTAAAAATATGCATAGCGTCGTGATGAAAAATTGTCAATATTACCTCCGCGAACGCGGTTTTGCCACCCGTGTTTTCTTCTTAAGCTTTTCCGTTTTTTCGCATCTCTTTCAGCGTGATATGTGTTCTTAACACGTTCTATCACACTTTTACTATGGAAAAAAGACACAGACTTTGAGTACGCGATGAAATATTATCGCGAAAACAATAAACTTTTCTGGCACAAGACAGATCCAAGTACGCGTTACACTATTCGGTGGCAACGGCCATCATGTATTTGTCAAGGCTGCCATTACTACGAGCTCATAAAATCCCAACGTTTCTAACATTGGCGACACCTTGTTCATGGCATTGTAACTTTTTGCATGATGCACTTTATATGACTATGAACACTGATTGGTTACCATTCAAATTTTAACCAATCAACGCATCAAATCCATTGTGAATTAGTTGCAAGAGCACTTTAAAGAGTTCGcgcatatattttctctttaccaATAAACTTTATAGAGTAAAGAATATCTGTGTTTCTAActattcatcttttttcgcGCTATCGACTGATTCAATGTTCTTTGCTAAAGTCAGGTAGTGTCTGTTTAGGCTTGACGACGGATAGTTGAACTATGACTTCAAAGTAATAatcgaacgataatatcgaattactttaatttaaaaaaaaaattttatattgtcaTTCATAAAATTGCCAATTTTTTGGCAATGAtctcaattatattaaaataaatatcacatataataatattttttatgatattataaatataaatattacttcaCATTCTAATATGCTTATTCACGCACGCGTTAAATGATGTtgctaaaaaatataaaaatatgatttaatatattatatcacgcGGACAGGTGTTTGATGAGTAAAGATCACATTTGTACAttgtattcttattttttttttgttcttttttttttcttatatttatttgtagagattaattataaagattcGTTAATTTTCTTACAACGTACATTTACATTTTTGTTGTAAGaacttataatatttaaaataatactttaatttttcttactatattaaaaaaaaaaaataaaaaaataaaaaaaaataaaaaatggaacattgttttaattttatgtttgagtaaaaaaattatataaatgtatttctcataaattcgtaaacaaaatattagatattccTGTTGATgaagttttattataataaatgtcggagttcttttttacgaatattaaaatatttaacaaaattcttttCCATATATTCTGATATTCAATTTCATATCTTATCAAATTATATGACACAGAAATATTGACATTttgtaaaagatttttttttttttctttttttttttttttggttaaataaaaaataatgtctaATATTCGAAATGATTATAGATTACATTCTGATGAATTATATGCTCCAACTACATATGCCACGACCGTTGCATGATCTAATTTCCCTGGAatcatagatattttatctaatgtcttttttcgtttacttCGTTGTTCTTGCTTGGACAATTGCACTAATTGGCCATCTTTGTGTTGTGCATAATATAAATCTGTATCTTCTAATATTCTTCGTTTGGCAGCTGTAATACGTACCttataacataaaaaattacaagagacaatatatttagatatattatgtaaaaatcaGTTGTATACAAATTAGATTTTAAGTTCGTacgataatgattatgataTTGTCTTATAGTAAATTAACTTACTGCAAAATCTAAGAGAAGTTCACAAAGATGTTTGGCACTATTACATGGTGGTCCTTCACCAGAAACTCCTCTTCGTAATAAATCTTCCATTCTAAGGAGCGTAAGCTCGTGTCTTTGATATGCTTCTACCACAGgtaaattattactatttccgTTGCTATTACCAGACTCTGCATGCCGTAAATTTTCTGCtgattttcttcttgtttttgttcttaCATCATTGTTacttttcattgatattgttaCATCAGAAGCAGCATTGTGATTTGGTAGAACTGCAAATTTTCCAACTACTGGATCAAAATTATCTGATATACCATCACTGGTTAAGAATACGACATCGCCAAGTTCAACTTCCGTTATAGCGAgcgttaaattatttaattctggATTAGATCCATCAACAGGTCCCAAAGCCCCTAATGCATCACGCATATCACGCATACAATGAATATCATGAGATCCTCGTGTTATTTCTCTGACACCAGTTTTTCTATAACAATTTGTTAAgggtatttatatattaatggatttatattattaatcgtttatacTAAATCTACATatctaaatcttttttatatagctTGAATGTTATATTACGTTCATTAAATTCTAATGACTTTAGTCTGCTATTGTATTTTACCTTGAATATACGTATGCTAAACTATCACCAACATTGCATGTACAAGCCACAAATTTTTTATGGTGAATACTGGAATTAGTGGTTGTGCTCTCTAAAGGTAGAACAGCACATACGGTCAATGTTGTGAGCATGCCTTGTTCCTGAAGTATTAACGAATGTGCTGCATGGAATGAACGTAGGAGGGCTACAAAAACATCTTTTGTCGTAGTTATAGCACTATTTATCGAAGGTGAAAAAAGAGCTTTATTCAAGTATTCCATGCTTCCATGCACCGCAGATCTTGCTGCAATGCTTGCCTTTGTACCTAAACATGCGttacaataaaacaaaatgcACTATTCTATTgtattctatataaattacttttttcatatCTAGTTTATAATACCCCAATTGACACCATCGGCCAGAGCCAATATTGCTGAATTTTGTCTTGCAGAAATGCCAAAGCAGTCGGCAATTGGTTCTccattgttaatactatttatagggtttttttcatataatgtTGTAGCAATACCATAAGCCATTTCATGAGGAAGAAACCAATTTGGAGCTCCGGCAATTACAACGGAAGATGAATTTGATCctaaagataattacattaaaaaaaatcataattatataataaaatattttgcaactctttttttctaacctGTTCTATATTGCTCACTTTGATCCAGCATATCaatataatcaatatcaatatcgttCATACTTAGATGTCTTTCTTGAAGATTAACTGCTGTAAGTCCACTATCTGGACCTGTTAAAGCAGCAAACACTTCTTTATCATCTTGATAATTCCCAAGTTGCTTAACAGGTAATTCCTCTGGATTTCTACCGTGCAAGATCGGTGGACcttcttgttttgtttctaaTCTGTAAATCATTatgcaaaatattatatattgcatttaattattctatttatataaaataaaatgtaaatgcttataatataaatattttacattccaTATAGAAAAGGATCGATTTGTACCCATTAAGATACCGTGTAATGAAACATTCGCTTGGAAAATCCTGTGTTACTGATCTTGGACTACGAAGAGGTTGTTCTCCTAGTCCCATATTTTCAACAGCACCAGCCAAATTACTAATAGATAGTTGGCGCATAAAGCCAGCTACCTTCTTGCGTAAACTtggcatttttttttgttatttggtacgagttataaatttaatctctTAAGTTTGCatctttcatataataataaaaaaattcttccttAAATTCAAGTCATGATTCAAGGTTTGAGGAATGTTTTTCTGAACctaaaaaatacaattgacaaagaatatattctttgatttgattattattattgattattatgatttgattattattatatacgtcgatatataattaaacatatatctattttttaaacaaaaattttcttttacgtatAAAAACATCGTACACataaaatgaatatgaataaaaacgattattttcttctatatacaCAATTGGTTTTTAGACATCCAAATCACATTATCTTAAATTTTTCACTCACCCAAAGTACAGCAAGGACGAATACgttctttaatatataaataacgatatgtaatgatatatacatatatatttacatcagttt
Proteins encoded:
- the LOC124429354 gene encoding PP2C-like domain-containing protein CG9801 isoform X1, producing the protein MPSLRKKVAGFMRQLSISNLAGAVENMGLGEQPLRSPRSVTQDFPSECFITRYLNGLETKQEGPPILHGRNPEELPVKQLGNYQDDKEVFAALTGPDSGLTAVNLQERHLSMNDIDIDYIDMLDQSEQYRTGSNSSSVVIAGAPNWFLPHEMAYGIATTLYEKNPINSINNGEPIADCFGISARQNSAILALADGVNWGTKASIAARSAVHGSMEYLNKALFSPSINSAITTTKDVFVALLRSFHAAHSLILQEQGMLTTLTVCAVLPLESTTTNSSIHHKKFVACTCNVGDSLAYVYSRKTGVREITRGSHDIHCMRDMRDALGALGPVDGSNPELNNLTLAITEVELGDVVFLTSDGISDNFDPVVGKFAVLPNHNAASDVTISMKSNNDVRTKTRRKSAENLRHAESGNSNGNSNNLPVVEAYQRHELTLLRMEDLLRRGVSGEGPPCNSAKHLCELLLDFAVRITAAKRRILEDTDLYYAQHKDGQLVQLSKQEQRSKRKKTLDKISMIPGKLDHATVVAYVVGAYNSSECNL
- the LOC124429354 gene encoding PP2C-like domain-containing protein CG9801 isoform X2, with the protein product MPSLRKKVAGFMRQLSISNLAGAVENMGLGEQPLRSPRSVTQDFPSECFITRLETKQEGPPILHGRNPEELPVKQLGNYQDDKEVFAALTGPDSGLTAVNLQERHLSMNDIDIDYIDMLDQSEQYRTGSNSSSVVIAGAPNWFLPHEMAYGIATTLYEKNPINSINNGEPIADCFGISARQNSAILALADGVNWGTKASIAARSAVHGSMEYLNKALFSPSINSAITTTKDVFVALLRSFHAAHSLILQEQGMLTTLTVCAVLPLESTTTNSSIHHKKFVACTCNVGDSLAYVYSRKTGVREITRGSHDIHCMRDMRDALGALGPVDGSNPELNNLTLAITEVELGDVVFLTSDGISDNFDPVVGKFAVLPNHNAASDVTISMKSNNDVRTKTRRKSAENLRHAESGNSNGNSNNLPVVEAYQRHELTLLRMEDLLRRGVSGEGPPCNSAKHLCELLLDFAVRITAAKRRILEDTDLYYAQHKDGQLVQLSKQEQRSKRKKTLDKISMIPGKLDHATVVAYVVGAYNSSECNL